The Caloenas nicobarica isolate bCalNic1 chromosome Z, bCalNic1.hap1, whole genome shotgun sequence genome has a segment encoding these proteins:
- the LOC136001733 gene encoding annexin A1, with the protein MAMVSEFLKQAWFMEHQEQEYIKSTKRGPVVPQHPNFDPSADVVALEKAMTVQGVDEATIIDIMTKRTNAQRQQIKAAYQKAKGKSLEEAMKQVLKSHLEDVVVALLKTPAQFDAEELRASMKGLGTDEDTLIEILASRNNKEIREASRYYKEVLKRDLTQDIISDTSGDFQKALVALAKADRCEDPHVNDDLAECDARALYEAGEKKKGTDINVFVTVLTARSYPHLRRVFQKYTKYSKHDMNKVVDMEMKGDIEKCLTALVKCATSKPAFFAEKLHLAMKGFGTRHKELIRIMVSRHEVDMNEIKGYYKKMYGISLCQAIMDELKGDYEKILVALCGSDN; encoded by the exons ATGGCTATGGTATCGGAATTTCTGAAACAGGCATGGTTCATGGAACATCAGGAGCAGGAATATATT aaaagtaCAAAACGAGGCCCTGTAGTACCCCAACATCCTAACTTTGATCCATCAGCTGATGTTGTTGCTTTGGAGAAAGCTATGACTGTACAGG GTGTGGATGAAGCCACCATCATTGACATCATGACTAAAAGAACAAATGCTCAGCGTCAGCAGATCAAAGCTGCCTATCAGAAGGCTAAAGGAAAG AGTCTGGAAGAAGCCATGAAACAAGTTCTGAAAAGCCACCTGGAAGACGTTGTTGTGGCTCTGCTCAAAACTCCTGCTCAGTTTGATGCTGAAGAATTAAGAGCCTCTATGAAG GGGCTTGGAACTGATGAAGATACCTTAATTGAGATTCTGGCCTCAAGAAACAACAAAGAGATCAGAGAAGCCAGCAGATACTATAAAGAAG tgCTGAAGAGAGATCTGACACAAGACATTATCTCTGACACATCGGGAGACTTTCAGAAGGCTTTGGTTGCTCTAGCCAAG GCTGACCGATGTGAAGATCCTCATGTGAATGATGATCTTGCTGAATGTGATGCCAGG GCATTGTAtgaagcaggagagaaaaagaaagggacagATATTAATGTGTTTGTTACTGTTCTTACTGCAAGAAGTTACCCACATCTCCGAAGGG TCTTTCAGAAGTACACCAAATACAGCAAGCATGACATGAACAAGGTAGTGGATATGGAGATGAAGGGTGATATTGAGAAATGCCTGACTGCCCTTG TGAAGTGTGCCACAAGCAAGCCAGCCTTCTTTGCCGAAAAACTCCACTTGGCGATGAAG ggCTTTGGGACACGGCACAAAGAGCTCATCAGAATCATGGTTTCACGCCATGAAGTGGATATGAATGAGATCAAAGGCTATTACAAGAAGATGTATGGCATCTCTCTCTGCCAAGCCATTATG GATGAACTCAAAGGGGATTATGAAAAGATCCTGGTGGCTTTATGTGGAAGTGATAACTAA